From one Triticum aestivum cultivar Chinese Spring chromosome 4B, IWGSC CS RefSeq v2.1, whole genome shotgun sequence genomic stretch:
- the LOC123092386 gene encoding peroxisomal membrane protein 11-3-like — MASEARKTTAAARPPPRDFLAHLEAYLARRDGVDKLLKISRYAARLALAAGPLPPPASARLKSFESSLGLSRKAFRLGKFVQDVNALRAHPGPLPPPFVLLAYGGEGVYYFIEQFVWLAKAGLLPAHLLPRLQRLSAWAELLGYAGSITIKLEEVTKMESSIKMRLAEGCGEENEAVRTMRGKLLLKRLSVVQDVADAFMALGDVTNGKGLLGSSTLTASAGLLSALISTHKNWNSC; from the coding sequence ATGGCCTCGGAGGCTCGCAAGACCACCGCCGCAGCGCGCCCTCCTCCCCGCGACTTCCTCGCCCACCTCGAGGCCTACCTGGCCCGCCGCGACGGCGTCGACAAGCTCCTCAAGATCTCACGCTACGCCGCGCGCCTCGCCCTCGCCGCAGGGCCGCTGCCCCCGCCGGCCTCCGCGCGCCTCAAGTCCTTCGAGTCCAGCCTCGGCCTCAGCCGCAAGGCCTTCCGCCTCGGCAAGTTCGTCCAGGACGTCAACGCCCTCCGCGCGCACCCCGGCCCCCTCCCTCCGCCCTTCGTGCTCCTCGCCTACGGCGGCGAGGGCGTCTACTACTTCATCGAGCAGTTCGTCTGGCTCGCGAAAGCTGGCCTCCTCCCGGCGcacctcctcccccgcctccaGCGCCTCAGCGCCTGGGCCGAGCTGCTGGGCTACGCCGGCTCCATCACCATCAAGCTGGAAGAGGTGACGAAGATGGAGTCTTCAATCAAGATGCGGCTGGCGGAGGGTTGTGGGGAGGAGAACGAGGCGGTGAGGACGATGCGGGGGAAGCTGCTGCTGAAGCGTCTGTCCGTTGTGCAGGACGTGGCGGATGCCTTCATGGCGCTAGGGGACGTGACTAACGGGAAAGGGTTGCTCGGTAGCTCCACGCTGACGGCGTCCGCCGGATTGCTGTCGGCGCTGATCAGCACGCACAAGAACTGGAATTCTTGCTGA